Proteins encoded in a region of the Zea mays cultivar B73 chromosome 2, Zm-B73-REFERENCE-NAM-5.0, whole genome shotgun sequence genome:
- the LOC103645884 gene encoding G-type lectin S-receptor-like serine/threonine-protein kinase At1g11410, whose protein sequence is MYFCVFGFLKRHIIKQIGSRRIRKPFQIVGEDRSTAAADDYIYEDDSVKRSILSSPLVEFSSVYSATNNFSEKLGEGGFGPVFKGILPDGQEIAIKRLSKTSAQGLEEFKNEVTVLSKLQHRNLVRLFGCCVHGEEKMMVYEYMPNKSLDSFIFNESKRLVLGWSLRYKIIQGIGRGLLYLHQDSRLKIIHRDLKASNVLLDDDFSPKISDFGMARIFGEHQLQDLTRRIVGTYGYISPEYAMEGKFSDKSDVFSFGVLVLEIVSGRRNSSLLDDEWSMNLLGYAWTLWKEGSVSELIDPLMGATYAYDEACRCVQVGLLCVQEVPAERPAMPLVLRMLSGDAAIPSPKQAAFFVGRAPRLPPADDSSNTESGNQLTCTDLQGR, encoded by the exons ATGTACTTCTGCGTGTTTGGTTTCCTAAAGAGGCACATCATCAAGCAAATAG GCTCACGGAGGATACGGAAACCGTTTCAGATTGTTGGAGAAGATAGATCAACAGCAGCTGCAGACGACTACATATATGAAGATGATTCTGTGAAAAGATCAATCTTGAGCTCACCTTTAGTTGAGTTCAGCAGTGTTTATTCAGCAACAAACAATTTCAGCGAAAAGCTTGGCGAAGGTGGATTTGGCCCAGTTTTCAAG GGGATACTACCTGACGGCCAAGAGATCGCTATTAAGAGGCTATCTAAGACCTCCGCGCAGGGACTGGAGGAGTTCAAGAACGAGGTGACGGTGCTATCCAAGCTGCAGCACCGGAACTTGGTGAGGCTTTTCGGTTGTTGTGTTCATGGAGAGGAGAAGATGATGGTGTACGAATACATGCCCAACAAGAGTCTGGACTCATTTATTTTCA ACGAAAGTAAGAGGCTCGTGTTAGGCTGGAGTCTGCGATACAAGATCATTCAGGGAATCGGGAGAGGGTTACTGTACCTCCACCAGGATTCCAGGCTGAAAATTATTCACAGGGATCTCAAGGCGAGCAACGTTCTGCTAGACGATGATTTCAGCCCCAAGATCTCGGACTTTGGCATGGCTAGGATTTTCGGTGAACACCAGCTTCAAGACCTTACCCGTCGAATCGTCGGAACCTA TGGCTACATCTCCCCGGAGTACGCAATGGAGGGCAAATTCTCTGACAAATCTGACGTATTCAGTTTCGGCGTGCTGGTCCTAGAGATCGTGAGTGGCCGCAGGAACAGCTCCCTCCTCGACGATGAGTGGTCAATGAACCTCTTGGGCTAT GCATGGACCCTGTGGAAGGAAGGCAGCGTCTCGGAGCTCATCGACCCGCTCATGGGAGCAACGTACGCTTACGATGAAGCCTGCAGATGCGTTCAGGTGGGTCTCCTGTGCGTGCAGGAGGTACCAGCCGAGAGGCCAGCCATGCCCCTGGTGCTCAGGATGCTGAGTGGTGACGCCGCGATCCCGTCCCCGAAGCAAGCTGCGTTTTTCGTTGGgagggcacctcgtcttcctcctGCGGATGACAGTAGTAATACTGAATCGGGGAATCAATTGACGTGCACGGATCTTCAGGGCAGATAG
- the LOC100279279 gene encoding Receptor-like serine/threonine-protein kinase SD1-8 precursor — translation MDTIFVHLLLLSFMILRPIAIAADVPESDTLGKGRNITDGETLVSADGTFTLGFFSPGASTKRYLGIWFSASSVAVCWVANGGRPVNGNSGVLVVRDTGSLLLLDGSGQTIWSSNSTSSSSSAEAQLLNSGNLVVRDGGSSSSSDAILWQSFDHPSNTLLSGMKLGKNKWTGAEWYLTSWRSADDPSPGAYRRALDTSGLPELVVWEGNVRTYRTGPWNGRWFSGVPEVSAYRNLIWYQVTTSPAEVSYGYTSNPGAALTRVVLTDAGVAKRLVWDAGARTWQTFFQGPRDVCDAYGKCGAFGLCDAGAASTWFCTCLTGFSPASPPAWSLRDTSGGCKRNVKLDCANNGSGTTTTTDGFLLVRGVKLPDTHNATVDMSITVEDCAARCLANCSCLAYAAADIRGGDVRSGCVMWTDDIVDLRYVDKGQDLYLRLARSELPAAAGPSPQRPFRTAPVVGASAAAVAVVLIVLSVVLVIRRRRRPIIPAAQSASPSVPSTELRRPPSVPSVDLSSLRRATNDFSADNVIGRGGFSTVFEGNLADGTKVAVKRLTQSYLTDGGGETFMREVEVMSELKHENLARLLAYCKDGNERILVYEYMENRSLNLCIFARDANQRAVLNWERRLEIIVGVARGVAYLHGLSKVVIHRDLKPSNVLLDGNWRAKIADFGTAKVFVDGQTNPTLVQTEGYRAPEYTARGPSLTLKCDVYSFGVVLIEIVSGQRNSSNQTLVSDARESWSQNKIKENLLDPAVGQPGPEILLRLERCVQVGLLCVQQSPADRPSMAEVVAMLTVNGTSSSQIRSHRSAAAAAAATPLATQDASSGAHGDSIYLT, via the exons ATGGATACAATATTCGTCCACCTTCTCCTCCTCTCGTTTATGATACTTCGTCCCATAGCCATCGCCGCCGACGTACCTGAGTCCGACACGCTCGGCAAGGGCCGCAACATCACCGACGGCGAGACGCTCGTCTCAGCCGACGGGACGTTCACCTTGGGATTCTTCTCTCCCGGGGCGTCGACCAAGAGATACCTCGGCATCTGGTTCTCGGCGTCCAGTGTCGCcgtctgctgggtggcgaacggtGGCCGCCCTGTGAATGGCAACTCCGGCGTGCTGGTCGTCAGAGACACGGGAAGCCTTCTGCTTCTAGACGGCTCTGGCCAGACCATATGGTCGTCGAACTCCACCAGCTCATCGTCATCAGCGGAGGCGCAGCTCCTCAACTCCGGCAACCTCGTCGTCCGCGACggaggcagcagcagcagcagcgacgCCATCCTGTGGCAATCGTTCGATCACCCGTCGAACACCCTGCTGTCCGGCATGAAGCTGGGCAAGAACAAGTGGACCGGCGCCGAGTGGTACCTCACGTCGTGGCGCTCGGCCGACGACCCGTCGCCGGGGGCCTACCGCCGCGCGCTGGACACCAGCGGGCTGCCCGAGCTTGTGGTGTGGGAGGGCAACGTCAGGACCTACCGCACCGGCCCGTGGAACGGCCGGTGGTTCAGCGGCGTCCCGGAGGTGTCGGCGTACAGGAACTTGATCTGGTACCAGGTGACGACAAGCCCAGCGGAGGTATCCTACGGCTACACCTCCAACCCCGGTGCCGCATTGACCCGTGTCGTGCTGACCGACGCCGGCGTGGCCAAGCGCCTGGTGTGGGACGCGGGCGCCCGGACGTGGCAGACCTTCTTCCAGGGCCCCAGGGACGTCTGCGACGCCTACGGCAAGTGCGGGGCGTTCGGGCTGTGCGACGCCGGCGCGGCGTCGACGTGGTTCTGCACCTGCCTCACGGGGTTCAGCCCGGCGTCGCCGCCCGCGTGGTCCTTGAGGGACACCTCAGGCGGATGCAAGCGGAACGTGAAGCTGGACTGTGCCAATAACGGGAgtgggacgacgacgacgacagacGGTTTCCTGTTGGTCCGCGGAGTGAAGCTACCGGACACACACAACGCGACGGTGGACATGAGCATCACGGTGGAGGACTGCGCGGCGAGGTGCCTCGCCAACTGCTCGTGCTTGGCCTACGCCGCCGCAGATATCCGCGGCGGCGACGTCCGTAGCGGCTGCGTGATGTGGACGGATGACATCGTCGACCTCCGATACGTGGACAAAGGGCAAGATCTCTACCTGAGGCTGGCCAGGTCCGAGCTGCCGGCGGCGGCGGGGCCCTCGCCGCAACGGCCGTTTCGTACCGCACCAGTTGTTGGTGCTTCCGCAGCTGCCGTCGCCGTGGTTCTTATTGTTCTGTCGGTCGTGCTTGTGATTAGGCGGCGCCGGCGACCAATAATCCCAG CTGCTCAGAGTGCCTCTCCGAGTGTCCCTTCTACTGAACTGCGCAGACCTCCGTCAGTCCCTTCTGTTGACCTGTCTAGTTTGAGGAGGGCTACAAATGATTTCTCTGCAGACAATGTCATTGGGCGTGGAGGATTCAGCACCGTATTTGAG GGCAATTTAGCTGATGGTACCAAGGTTGCCGTGAAGAGGCTCACACAATCTTACCTTACCGATGGAGGTGGTGAGACTTTCATGAGAGAAGTGGAAGTGATGTCAGAGCTCAAGCACGAGAACCTCGCTCGTCTCCTTGCTTACTGCAAGGACGGAAATGAGCGGATACTGGTCTACGAGTACATGGAGAACAGGAGCTTGAACCTATGCATATTCG CAAGAGACGCCAACCAACGCGCTGTGTTGAACTGGGAGCGGAGGCTGGAGATCATCGTAGGAGTCGCCAGAGGCGTTGCTTATCTGCACGGACTAAGCAAGGTGGTGATACACAGGGATCTGAAACCGTCCAACGTGCTCTTGGACGGAAACTGGAGAGCAAAAATTGCAGATTTTGGCACCGCCAAAGTGTTCGTCGATGGCCAGACGAATCCGACACTGGTACAGACAGA GGGATACAGGGCTCCAGAGTACACGGCGCGAGGGCCGAGCCTGACGCTGAAGTGCGACGTGTATAGCTTTGGAGTCGTCCTGATCGAGATCGTCAGTGGCCAAAGGAACAGCAGCAACCAGACGCTCGTTTCCGAT GCACGGGAGTCTTGGAGCCAGAATAAGATCAAGGAGAACCTTCTGGATCCAGCCGTGGGCCAGCCGGGGCCAGAGATCCTCCTTCGGCTGGAGAGGTGCGTGCAGGTCGGCCTTCTCTGCGTGCAGCAGTCGCCAGCTGACAGGCCATCCATGGCTGAAGTAGTCGCGATGCTGACGGTGAACGGCACCAGCAGCTCGCAGATCCGTTCGCACCGcagtgccgctgccgctgccgccgccacTCCTCTCGCGACGCAGGACGCGTCGTCTGGAGCACACGGCGACTCCATCTATCTCACGTAG
- the LOC100279279 gene encoding receptor-like serine/threonine-protein kinase SD1-8 isoform X1 — protein MDTIFVHLLLLSFMILRPIAIAADVPESDTLGKGRNITDGETLVSADGTFTLGFFSPGASTKRYLGIWFSASSVAVCWVANGGRPVNGNSGVLVVRDTGSLLLLDGSGQTIWSSNSTSSSSSAEAQLLNSGNLVVRDGGSSSSSDAILWQSFDHPSNTLLSGMKLGKNKWTGAEWYLTSWRSADDPSPGAYRRALDTSGLPELVVWEGNVRTYRTGPWNGRWFSGVPEVSAYRNLIWYQVTTSPAEVSYGYTSNPGAALTRVVLTDAGVAKRLVWDAGARTWQTFFQGPRDVCDAYGKCGAFGLCDAGAASTWFCTCLTGFSPASPPAWSLRDTSGGCKRNVKLDCANNGSGTTTTTDGFLLVRGVKLPDTHNATVDMSITVEDCAARCLANCSCLAYAAADIRGGDVRSGCVMWTDDIVDLRYVDKGQDLYLRLARSELPAAAGPSPQRPFRTAPVVGASAAAVAVVLIVLSVVLVIRRRRRPIIPAAQSASPSVPSTELRRPPSVPSVDLSSLRRATNDFSADNVIGRGGFSTVFEGNLADGTKVAVKRLTQSYLTDGGGETFMREVEVMSELKHENLARLLAYCKDGNERILVYEYMENRSLNLCIFARDANQRAVLNWERRLEIIVGVARGVAYLHGLSKVVIHRDLKPSNVLLDGNWRAKIADFGTAKVFVDGQTNPTLVQTEAPEYTARGPSLTLKCDVYSFGVVLIEIVSGQRNSSNQTLVSDARESWSQNKIKENLLDPAVGQPGPEILLRLERCVQVGLLCVQQSPADRPSMAEVVAMLTVNGTSSSQIRSHRSAAAAAAATPLATQDASSGAHGDSIYLT, from the exons ATGGATACAATATTCGTCCACCTTCTCCTCCTCTCGTTTATGATACTTCGTCCCATAGCCATCGCCGCCGACGTACCTGAGTCCGACACGCTCGGCAAGGGCCGCAACATCACCGACGGCGAGACGCTCGTCTCAGCCGACGGGACGTTCACCTTGGGATTCTTCTCTCCCGGGGCGTCGACCAAGAGATACCTCGGCATCTGGTTCTCGGCGTCCAGTGTCGCcgtctgctgggtggcgaacggtGGCCGCCCTGTGAATGGCAACTCCGGCGTGCTGGTCGTCAGAGACACGGGAAGCCTTCTGCTTCTAGACGGCTCTGGCCAGACCATATGGTCGTCGAACTCCACCAGCTCATCGTCATCAGCGGAGGCGCAGCTCCTCAACTCCGGCAACCTCGTCGTCCGCGACggaggcagcagcagcagcagcgacgCCATCCTGTGGCAATCGTTCGATCACCCGTCGAACACCCTGCTGTCCGGCATGAAGCTGGGCAAGAACAAGTGGACCGGCGCCGAGTGGTACCTCACGTCGTGGCGCTCGGCCGACGACCCGTCGCCGGGGGCCTACCGCCGCGCGCTGGACACCAGCGGGCTGCCCGAGCTTGTGGTGTGGGAGGGCAACGTCAGGACCTACCGCACCGGCCCGTGGAACGGCCGGTGGTTCAGCGGCGTCCCGGAGGTGTCGGCGTACAGGAACTTGATCTGGTACCAGGTGACGACAAGCCCAGCGGAGGTATCCTACGGCTACACCTCCAACCCCGGTGCCGCATTGACCCGTGTCGTGCTGACCGACGCCGGCGTGGCCAAGCGCCTGGTGTGGGACGCGGGCGCCCGGACGTGGCAGACCTTCTTCCAGGGCCCCAGGGACGTCTGCGACGCCTACGGCAAGTGCGGGGCGTTCGGGCTGTGCGACGCCGGCGCGGCGTCGACGTGGTTCTGCACCTGCCTCACGGGGTTCAGCCCGGCGTCGCCGCCCGCGTGGTCCTTGAGGGACACCTCAGGCGGATGCAAGCGGAACGTGAAGCTGGACTGTGCCAATAACGGGAgtgggacgacgacgacgacagacGGTTTCCTGTTGGTCCGCGGAGTGAAGCTACCGGACACACACAACGCGACGGTGGACATGAGCATCACGGTGGAGGACTGCGCGGCGAGGTGCCTCGCCAACTGCTCGTGCTTGGCCTACGCCGCCGCAGATATCCGCGGCGGCGACGTCCGTAGCGGCTGCGTGATGTGGACGGATGACATCGTCGACCTCCGATACGTGGACAAAGGGCAAGATCTCTACCTGAGGCTGGCCAGGTCCGAGCTGCCGGCGGCGGCGGGGCCCTCGCCGCAACGGCCGTTTCGTACCGCACCAGTTGTTGGTGCTTCCGCAGCTGCCGTCGCCGTGGTTCTTATTGTTCTGTCGGTCGTGCTTGTGATTAGGCGGCGCCGGCGACCAATAATCCCAG CTGCTCAGAGTGCCTCTCCGAGTGTCCCTTCTACTGAACTGCGCAGACCTCCGTCAGTCCCTTCTGTTGACCTGTCTAGTTTGAGGAGGGCTACAAATGATTTCTCTGCAGACAATGTCATTGGGCGTGGAGGATTCAGCACCGTATTTGAG GGCAATTTAGCTGATGGTACCAAGGTTGCCGTGAAGAGGCTCACACAATCTTACCTTACCGATGGAGGTGGTGAGACTTTCATGAGAGAAGTGGAAGTGATGTCAGAGCTCAAGCACGAGAACCTCGCTCGTCTCCTTGCTTACTGCAAGGACGGAAATGAGCGGATACTGGTCTACGAGTACATGGAGAACAGGAGCTTGAACCTATGCATATTCG CAAGAGACGCCAACCAACGCGCTGTGTTGAACTGGGAGCGGAGGCTGGAGATCATCGTAGGAGTCGCCAGAGGCGTTGCTTATCTGCACGGACTAAGCAAGGTGGTGATACACAGGGATCTGAAACCGTCCAACGTGCTCTTGGACGGAAACTGGAGAGCAAAAATTGCAGATTTTGGCACCGCCAAAGTGTTCGTCGATGGCCAGACGAATCCGACACTGGTACAGACAGA GGCTCCAGAGTACACGGCGCGAGGGCCGAGCCTGACGCTGAAGTGCGACGTGTATAGCTTTGGAGTCGTCCTGATCGAGATCGTCAGTGGCCAAAGGAACAGCAGCAACCAGACGCTCGTTTCCGAT GCACGGGAGTCTTGGAGCCAGAATAAGATCAAGGAGAACCTTCTGGATCCAGCCGTGGGCCAGCCGGGGCCAGAGATCCTCCTTCGGCTGGAGAGGTGCGTGCAGGTCGGCCTTCTCTGCGTGCAGCAGTCGCCAGCTGACAGGCCATCCATGGCTGAAGTAGTCGCGATGCTGACGGTGAACGGCACCAGCAGCTCGCAGATCCGTTCGCACCGcagtgccgctgccgctgccgccgccacTCCTCTCGCGACGCAGGACGCGTCGTCTGGAGCACACGGCGACTCCATCTATCTCACGTAG